A single Crateriforma conspicua DNA region contains:
- a CDS encoding DUF502 domain-containing protein, which produces MADAIRVASSRAESRGGTIRRAILRGLGVVLPPLLTIVVLIWAWNAIESYVLRPVESGIRHAIVWYVNDTLADIPEGAQASTESGRRLDGFFYEGTNYVPGPNGFRFLPDYVVNKVDDNADYFGPFTPGPASASAYWHRYVELTYMPRSIVVPVFLIVFLTVLYFLGRVFAGGVGRWFVASFDAAILRIPIVNKVYGSVKQITDFAFDDREIEFNRVVAIQYPREGIWSIGFVTGGSMLEITEACGEPTLSVLMPTSPMPMTGFIVTVRRSEAIDLDLTIDEAIQFIVSCGVVVPPQQRTDGSVVPRRKAPVTSEAVVGETAEKV; this is translated from the coding sequence ATGGCCGACGCGATCCGCGTGGCTTCGTCGCGCGCCGAATCGCGCGGTGGCACGATCCGACGCGCCATCCTGCGCGGCCTCGGTGTGGTGCTTCCGCCACTGTTGACGATCGTCGTGTTGATCTGGGCTTGGAACGCGATCGAAAGCTACGTGCTTCGCCCCGTCGAAAGCGGTATCCGTCACGCCATCGTTTGGTACGTCAACGACACGTTGGCAGATATCCCCGAAGGCGCTCAGGCATCCACCGAATCGGGCCGCCGTCTGGACGGGTTCTTTTACGAAGGCACCAACTATGTCCCGGGCCCAAACGGTTTCCGTTTCCTGCCGGACTACGTCGTCAACAAAGTGGACGACAACGCCGATTACTTCGGCCCGTTCACACCGGGCCCCGCCAGTGCGTCGGCTTATTGGCACCGTTATGTCGAACTGACGTACATGCCACGTTCGATCGTGGTGCCGGTGTTTTTGATCGTATTCCTGACGGTGCTTTATTTCCTGGGACGCGTCTTCGCCGGCGGAGTCGGGCGATGGTTCGTGGCCAGTTTCGACGCGGCCATCCTGCGGATCCCGATCGTCAACAAGGTCTACGGCAGTGTGAAGCAAATCACCGACTTTGCCTTTGATGATCGCGAGATTGAATTCAACCGCGTCGTGGCAATTCAATATCCACGCGAAGGCATTTGGTCGATCGGCTTCGTCACCGGTGGCAGCATGTTGGAGATCACCGAAGCGTGTGGCGAACCGACGCTAAGCGTTCTGATGCCAACCAGCCCGATGCCGATGACGGGATTCATCGTGACGGTGCGACGCAGCGAAGCCATCGATTTGGATCTGACGATCGACGAGGCCATACAGTTCATTGTCAGTTGTGGTGTGGTCGTTCCGCCGCAACAACGAACCGACGGTTCCGTCGTACCACGACGCAAAGCACCGGTCACGAGCGAAGCTGTCGTCGGGGAAACCGCGGAAAAGGTCTAG
- a CDS encoding sulfatase-like hydrolase/transferase, with protein MFFCRRLADRRVIGWVGFWIMGLAFAVDVCGEDSNRTNVVLVMADDMGWAQTGYYQHPILKTPHLDEMSRHSIRFDRFYAGAPVCSPTRASVLTGRNNDRTGTLSHGYPLRRQEVTIAQLLKKSGYTTGHFGKWHLNGLRGPGVPVLHTDSHHPGHFGFDQWISVTNFFDRDPIMSHRGSFVEYEGDSSEIVVDQALEFIDRQAKSDQPFLAVIWYGTPHSPFRADEADMEGFDDLDEASKNHYGELVAMDRSIGTLRQGLRDAGVADETILWFCSDNGGLPKITPSSTGPLRGNKGTIYEGGLLVPALLEWPNRVDQPHTLMTRSGTFDILPTILDALGMQDSQPDRPMDGISLMPMIEAAVAGEPIPARTKPLNFRHSGRLAVIDGDLKLLTTDIRKGNFELYDLANDLSETNDLFDSRPDDAKRLMEKLIQWNQSVQDSIAGMDYPEGRLLPGDPPSRFWNETPEYQPYIDQWRQRPEYGDWLAKRRSSK; from the coding sequence ATGTTTTTTTGTCGACGTTTGGCTGACCGACGCGTGATCGGTTGGGTCGGTTTTTGGATCATGGGTCTGGCCTTTGCCGTCGATGTATGCGGCGAGGATTCCAACAGAACCAATGTCGTGTTGGTCATGGCCGACGACATGGGATGGGCACAGACGGGGTACTATCAGCATCCGATCTTGAAGACGCCACATCTGGATGAAATGAGCCGGCATTCGATTCGCTTCGATCGGTTCTATGCCGGCGCACCGGTTTGTTCGCCGACTCGCGCGAGCGTATTGACCGGACGCAACAACGATCGTACCGGTACCCTGAGTCATGGATATCCGTTGCGACGCCAGGAGGTCACGATCGCACAGTTGTTGAAGAAGTCCGGATACACAACAGGCCACTTTGGGAAATGGCACTTGAATGGTTTGCGGGGCCCCGGTGTTCCCGTGTTGCATACCGATTCACATCATCCCGGTCACTTCGGTTTTGACCAATGGATTTCTGTAACGAACTTTTTTGATCGTGACCCGATCATGAGCCATCGCGGCAGCTTCGTTGAATACGAGGGGGATTCGTCAGAAATTGTTGTCGATCAAGCTCTGGAGTTCATTGATCGCCAAGCAAAAAGTGACCAACCATTCTTGGCGGTGATCTGGTATGGGACGCCGCACAGCCCCTTCCGTGCCGATGAAGCGGACATGGAAGGTTTTGATGATTTGGATGAAGCCTCGAAAAATCACTATGGCGAATTGGTGGCAATGGATCGCAGTATCGGCACCCTGCGTCAGGGTTTGCGCGACGCGGGGGTCGCGGACGAAACGATCCTGTGGTTCTGCAGTGACAACGGGGGTTTGCCCAAAATCACGCCGTCGTCGACCGGACCCCTGCGCGGCAACAAAGGCACGATCTATGAGGGCGGTTTACTGGTCCCGGCATTGTTGGAATGGCCCAATCGCGTTGACCAGCCGCATACTTTGATGACGCGAAGCGGGACGTTCGACATCCTGCCCACGATCTTGGATGCATTGGGAATGCAAGACAGCCAGCCTGATCGCCCCATGGATGGGATCAGCCTGATGCCGATGATTGAGGCGGCGGTTGCGGGCGAACCGATTCCAGCACGAACGAAACCGCTGAACTTTCGTCATTCCGGTCGTTTGGCTGTGATCGACGGCGACTTGAAATTACTGACGACTGACATTCGCAAGGGCAATTTTGAACTGTACGATTTGGCGAATGATCTTTCTGAAACCAATGACTTGTTTGATTCGCGACCCGATGACGCCAAGCGTTTGATGGAAAAACTGATCCAGTGGAATCAGTCGGTCCAGGATAGCATCGCGGGAATGGATTATCCCGAAGGGCGTTTGTTGCCGGGAGATCCGCCGTCGCGATTCTGGAATGAAACGCCTGAGTATCAGCCGTACATCGATCAGTGGCGACAGCGGCCCGAGTACGGTGATTGGCTGGCCAAGCGTCGGTCGTCGAAATAG
- a CDS encoding biotin/lipoyl-binding protein: protein MSQRIHVRCRPDLQFVQTTHAHESAFVAKDPVSLQYHRMRPDEYFVLSQLQDVSDLTELRKRYEKRFAPRRVSEPELNRLLFRFYQSGLLISQAAGQADQLLQKRRKHQTDQWKQRFSSLLFIRFPGVDPEPLLRRVYPWVRPLLQPACLALWIGLVVSAGIVMLISASRFAAEFPDMHRWLQLDAVVTLMAVIGLTKVAHELGHALVCKHFGGECHQIGPMLLVFTPALYCDTTDSWMLPNRFARASIGLAGMAVEVILASLAAWIWFLSGPGLVHYVAMNVMLVCGISTVVFNANPLLRYDGYYVLSDLLDIPNLSQQANRWLSSLASNLLLGVRDPQPSMETWRYRTVLAVYAIAAFVYRWTLTLVILWFVAYALRPYGLESLGKTLCAFAAAMMLSTMLRGPLRFLQNPQQRHQIKMHRLWISVVATAALGIAALIPYSSRVTATGRIAPAQEARVFVSTTGDLESLSVRPGDSIEQGQVIATLSNEETKLQQVMASGRFESQQAVVQALKDSSVSNPVAANQLPAAEALLADLIDQKARADQRFEALTIRSDFAGVVLEPPRRVQATDKVRLTGWQGDPTLPENAGCTLEAGTELISIAVGNRWNANLIAQQSDMHRLKIGNRVRLIMNAAPDQWMSGEVVHIARQRWNANEHAERRDDPDAARRTDPRSTSYLVSVVLDQPSIRMVTGATVRAKIDAAPISLAGRCYRWLNGLLRFR, encoded by the coding sequence ATGTCGCAACGCATTCACGTCCGCTGTCGTCCCGACCTGCAATTCGTCCAGACGACGCACGCCCACGAATCGGCGTTCGTCGCCAAGGATCCGGTTTCGCTGCAATACCATCGCATGCGACCGGACGAATATTTCGTGCTATCGCAACTGCAAGACGTTTCCGATCTGACGGAACTTCGCAAACGCTACGAGAAACGCTTTGCGCCACGACGGGTGAGCGAACCCGAATTGAATCGGCTGCTGTTTCGTTTCTACCAGAGCGGATTGTTGATCAGCCAGGCTGCCGGACAGGCCGATCAACTGCTGCAAAAACGGCGAAAGCACCAAACCGATCAATGGAAACAGCGTTTCAGCAGCCTGCTGTTCATTCGTTTTCCCGGCGTCGATCCCGAGCCGCTGTTGCGTCGTGTTTATCCATGGGTGCGGCCACTGTTACAGCCCGCATGCCTGGCCTTGTGGATTGGATTGGTCGTTTCCGCCGGAATCGTCATGCTGATTTCGGCATCACGATTCGCCGCAGAATTTCCGGACATGCATCGCTGGCTTCAACTGGATGCCGTCGTGACATTGATGGCCGTGATCGGGTTAACAAAAGTCGCACACGAATTGGGGCACGCGCTGGTTTGCAAACATTTCGGCGGCGAATGTCACCAGATCGGCCCCATGCTGTTGGTGTTCACACCGGCGTTGTACTGTGACACCACCGATTCGTGGATGTTACCCAATCGATTCGCGCGAGCTTCGATCGGCCTGGCCGGCATGGCGGTCGAAGTCATCTTGGCGTCATTGGCCGCATGGATATGGTTTTTGTCCGGCCCAGGCTTGGTCCACTACGTGGCCATGAATGTGATGTTGGTTTGCGGCATCAGCACCGTCGTCTTCAATGCCAATCCGTTGCTGCGTTACGACGGCTACTATGTCCTTTCGGATCTATTGGACATCCCCAATCTGTCGCAGCAAGCCAATCGTTGGCTTTCGTCCCTGGCGTCCAACCTATTGCTTGGCGTACGCGATCCCCAGCCTTCGATGGAAACGTGGCGATACCGGACCGTGTTGGCCGTCTATGCCATCGCGGCGTTTGTTTACCGATGGACATTGACGTTGGTCATCTTATGGTTCGTCGCATACGCGTTGCGTCCCTATGGGTTGGAATCGCTGGGCAAAACCCTTTGCGCTTTCGCAGCAGCCATGATGCTTTCAACAATGTTGCGTGGCCCCCTACGTTTCCTTCAAAACCCTCAACAGCGGCACCAGATCAAAATGCACCGACTGTGGATCAGCGTCGTGGCGACAGCGGCCCTGGGTATCGCTGCATTGATTCCCTATTCATCCCGCGTAACGGCGACCGGTCGCATCGCACCGGCGCAGGAAGCCCGCGTGTTTGTGTCAACGACCGGCGACCTGGAATCGCTGTCCGTCCGTCCTGGTGATTCGATCGAACAAGGCCAAGTGATCGCGACACTGTCCAATGAAGAGACCAAGTTGCAACAAGTCATGGCATCCGGACGGTTTGAGTCCCAACAAGCCGTGGTGCAAGCCTTGAAAGACTCGAGCGTCAGCAACCCCGTCGCTGCCAACCAATTGCCGGCCGCCGAAGCCTTGCTGGCCGACCTTATCGACCAAAAGGCGCGAGCCGATCAACGATTCGAAGCGTTAACCATTCGATCCGACTTCGCCGGTGTCGTACTAGAACCGCCTCGACGCGTTCAGGCGACCGATAAGGTTCGTTTGACGGGGTGGCAGGGCGACCCGACGTTACCTGAAAACGCGGGCTGCACATTAGAAGCGGGCACCGAATTGATCAGCATCGCGGTGGGCAATCGCTGGAACGCCAATTTGATTGCCCAACAATCAGACATGCACCGTCTGAAGATCGGCAATCGAGTCCGCCTGATCATGAATGCCGCCCCCGACCAATGGATGTCTGGAGAAGTGGTACACATCGCTCGACAACGATGGAACGCAAACGAGCATGCCGAACGGCGTGACGATCCCGATGCCGCACGTCGGACCGATCCCAGATCCACGTCGTATCTGGTCAGTGTCGTGTTGGACCAGCCGTCGATTCGCATGGTCACCGGCGCGACGGTTCGTGCCAAAATTGATGCGGCACCGATCTCATTGGCCGGTCGATGTTACCGTTGGCTCAATGGTCTGTTACGGTTCCGCTAG
- a CDS encoding DUF2256 domain-containing protein: MPKNRDRKRTLPQKVCPVCGRTFVWRKKWRSQWEQVRYCSQRCRRQRDASSAGRPPFPK; the protein is encoded by the coding sequence ATGCCAAAGAATCGAGATCGCAAACGAACGCTGCCACAAAAAGTTTGCCCGGTTTGTGGCCGAACGTTCGTATGGCGTAAAAAATGGCGCAGCCAGTGGGAACAAGTCCGCTATTGCAGCCAGCGATGCCGCCGACAACGTGATGCGTCATCGGCTGGCCGGCCTCCATTCCCAAAGTGA
- a CDS encoding HlyD family efflux transporter periplasmic adaptor subunit, whose translation MNAESSSSSNDSATSHGKADSDAPFRDVTQPGTGEQAEFGSIDSRVAALASNSNDAETFLRRLATDLQQAFNGGIVAVHWHQWSAPVMLVSDPSTSAVIDRDAIRSLLQSASSAAVGCSVPTHDPGSLTRGYHVEIDRDPHRTAVLIVAPLMSPTVGPRTQVDLLRRLSQYASASRTWLRHFQGNAHIDAPETGQSLALSGDQMLSKQSTTNLSTEAARQALRSLHRDLDMNATCYRIVNEARRLLQWDRVTLLRPRGRKMVVSAISSVAVVDRRSNSVASAERLAKAAAVLNRPVILPDADELPPQIQTPLDDYMDQTGVTTCAMLPIHAPTLSSDCTGDDDDDLTMPQTQNVLSGDGRLLGILLLESFEGRPDATIGPSIHEVADEAALALRNSDEHQSVFGLRTRKAIGRVTGSIGRAAWLAAFVILFALLAAAWLVRVDHTVTASGHAEPKIRQQVFAGIDGIVKEILVADGDTVSAGVPLIRLENADLESQVEDLAGRIQTASQRLASLQAMRLDPSADTASQARWALEESQLSSELTGLKSQLDLLQKQQSDLVVTSPIDGRVDAWQIRQRLIDRPVNRGDALLRIVDDQGPWELTLSIVDSDAGPVLESMQDSTTLPLRFAIATEPELSFAGTLQSTATATRLDPQGRYVIDAYADITAQASGFAPWNNDAAMIGADVTAKIQCDRRRLLTSWFSDVIDFVHRHILFHLSA comes from the coding sequence GTGAACGCCGAATCATCGTCATCATCCAACGACTCGGCCACCTCGCACGGCAAGGCCGATTCCGACGCACCGTTTCGTGATGTCACGCAGCCTGGCACGGGCGAACAAGCGGAATTCGGATCGATCGATTCTCGCGTCGCCGCCTTGGCGTCAAACAGCAACGACGCAGAAACCTTTCTTCGGCGTTTGGCGACGGATCTTCAACAGGCATTCAATGGCGGCATCGTCGCCGTGCATTGGCACCAGTGGTCCGCGCCGGTAATGCTGGTCAGCGATCCGTCCACATCCGCCGTGATCGACCGTGATGCGATCCGCAGCCTTTTGCAATCCGCCAGCTCGGCTGCCGTCGGTTGCTCCGTCCCCACCCACGATCCAGGTTCCCTCACTCGCGGATACCATGTGGAAATTGATCGTGATCCTCATCGAACCGCCGTGCTGATCGTCGCGCCGCTGATGTCACCCACGGTCGGACCGCGCACGCAAGTCGACCTGCTTCGCCGTCTTTCGCAGTACGCATCCGCCAGCCGAACCTGGCTGCGGCATTTCCAAGGCAACGCACATATCGATGCACCGGAGACTGGTCAGTCACTTGCCTTGTCCGGTGACCAAATGCTTTCGAAACAGTCGACGACAAATTTGTCGACCGAAGCTGCACGCCAAGCGTTGCGGTCGTTGCACCGCGACCTGGACATGAATGCGACTTGCTATCGCATCGTCAATGAAGCACGTCGTTTACTGCAGTGGGATCGAGTCACCTTACTGCGTCCTCGTGGTCGCAAAATGGTGGTTTCCGCGATCAGCAGCGTGGCGGTGGTGGATCGACGCAGCAACAGCGTAGCGTCCGCCGAGCGTCTGGCCAAAGCCGCCGCCGTGTTGAACCGTCCGGTCATTTTGCCGGACGCCGACGAATTGCCGCCACAAATTCAAACGCCGCTGGACGATTACATGGACCAAACGGGTGTCACCACCTGTGCGATGTTGCCGATTCATGCCCCAACGCTGTCGTCGGATTGCACCGGCGATGACGACGACGACCTGACCATGCCACAAACCCAAAACGTTTTGTCGGGTGACGGGCGACTGCTGGGCATTTTGCTGTTGGAGTCGTTCGAAGGACGTCCCGACGCGACGATTGGCCCCTCGATCCACGAGGTCGCCGACGAAGCCGCGTTAGCACTGCGCAACAGCGACGAACACCAAAGCGTTTTCGGCCTGCGAACACGCAAGGCAATCGGCCGTGTAACGGGATCGATCGGTCGCGCCGCTTGGCTGGCGGCGTTCGTCATTCTGTTCGCTCTTCTGGCCGCAGCTTGGCTGGTCCGCGTCGACCACACGGTCACCGCGTCGGGACACGCCGAACCCAAGATTCGCCAGCAAGTCTTTGCGGGGATCGACGGCATCGTCAAAGAAATCTTGGTCGCTGATGGCGATACGGTGTCGGCCGGTGTTCCGCTGATCCGGTTGGAAAACGCCGATTTGGAAAGCCAGGTTGAAGATTTGGCCGGCCGTATCCAAACCGCCAGCCAACGTTTGGCTTCCCTACAGGCGATGCGTTTGGATCCGTCGGCCGATACCGCATCCCAAGCGCGTTGGGCGTTGGAAGAAAGCCAGCTGTCCAGTGAATTGACCGGACTGAAATCACAGTTGGATCTGTTGCAAAAGCAACAATCCGACTTGGTGGTCACCAGCCCAATCGACGGCCGCGTCGACGCCTGGCAGATCCGCCAGCGTTTGATCGACCGCCCCGTCAATCGCGGCGATGCGTTGTTGCGTATCGTCGACGACCAGGGACCGTGGGAACTGACCTTGTCGATCGTCGATTCCGACGCGGGCCCTGTGCTGGAATCGATGCAAGATTCCACGACACTGCCACTTCGATTCGCCATTGCGACAGAACCGGAACTCAGTTTTGCCGGCACTTTGCAATCCACGGCGACCGCCACACGACTGGATCCGCAGGGCCGATACGTCATCGACGCCTATGCGGACATCACCGCCCAGGCATCCGGTTTCGCCCCTTGGAACAATGACGCGGCAATGATCGGTGCCGATGTCACTGCCAAGATCCAATGTGATCGCCGCCGGTTGTTGACCAGTTGGTTCAGCGACGTGATCGACTTTGTGCATCGACACATCTTATTTCACCTTTCGGCGTGA
- a CDS encoding SAM hydrolase/SAM-dependent halogenase family protein — MAIITLTTDFGSTTGYVAQMKAVLLRRSPDSVLVDITHDVPPQNTTAAAIWLADTLPWFPSGSVHLAVIDPGVGTSRKILVGRFECPNQSGINDQHFIVGPDNGLFSLLNIVDAWHLDETAMRTVRNVSNTFHGRDLMAPAAAAIAGGIPLSELGERRIDPVRFPLPKPEHRSDAPAGSTEIRGKVLYADSFGNLITNIHSADYPSGHTITEAWIDCPKESTPILARPVATYGDATPGELVVLWGSGGRVEFAVCNGNAAERLALDVYGADSRSLPSLTLRLDDSTDRRDAP; from the coding sequence TTGGCGATCATCACGCTTACCACCGACTTTGGATCCACCACCGGCTACGTCGCCCAGATGAAAGCCGTCTTGCTACGGCGTTCGCCTGACAGCGTCCTGGTGGACATCACCCACGATGTTCCACCGCAAAACACGACGGCCGCCGCGATTTGGTTGGCCGACACGTTGCCTTGGTTCCCCAGCGGTTCGGTTCATTTGGCCGTCATCGACCCGGGGGTGGGAACATCCCGCAAAATCTTGGTCGGCAGGTTCGAATGCCCCAACCAATCGGGGATCAACGACCAACACTTCATCGTTGGCCCCGATAACGGTTTGTTCAGTTTGCTGAACATTGTCGACGCGTGGCACTTGGATGAAACCGCGATGCGAACGGTGCGGAATGTCTCCAATACGTTTCACGGCCGCGATTTGATGGCCCCGGCTGCCGCCGCGATCGCCGGCGGAATTCCGTTGTCCGAACTGGGCGAACGTCGCATCGATCCCGTTCGCTTCCCCCTTCCCAAACCGGAACACCGATCCGACGCACCAGCGGGATCAACCGAAATCCGCGGGAAAGTGCTGTACGCGGATTCCTTTGGGAATCTGATCACCAACATTCACTCGGCTGACTATCCGTCCGGGCACACCATCACGGAAGCTTGGATTGATTGCCCCAAAGAATCGACGCCGATTTTGGCGCGACCGGTTGCCACCTACGGCGACGCGACGCCTGGCGAACTGGTCGTCCTATGGGGGTCCGGCGGGCGAGTGGAATTCGCCGTTTGCAATGGCAACGCCGCCGAGCGACTTGCCCTGGATGTTTATGGGGCCGATTCAAGATCTCTGCCGTCACTGACGTTGCGGCTTGATGATTCCACCGACCGACGGGATGCGCCTTGA
- a CDS encoding PIG-L deacetylase family protein, giving the protein MPTALTIAAHHDDIEFLMAGTMILLKQRGWDLHYMDIADGCRGSTVTGREETARIRLNEARQAAESLGAVFHPPICPDMEIHYRTDLLQKVAAVVRQVQPSVILTHSPCDYMEDHENACRLAVGAAFAHGMPNLESDPPVGTYDDPVTVYHAQPVGNRQPTGELVVPHFYVNISDVIDQKQQALACHESQKVWLDQSQGMDSYLQTMRDGSAEVGRMSGQYSFAEGWRRREHWGVCGRDDDPLRDALADVIVPGKPRGEVEKG; this is encoded by the coding sequence ATGCCCACCGCTTTGACCATTGCCGCACACCACGACGACATCGAATTTCTGATGGCTGGAACGATGATTCTGCTGAAGCAGCGTGGTTGGGACTTGCATTACATGGACATCGCCGATGGGTGCCGGGGATCGACCGTGACCGGTCGCGAGGAAACGGCACGCATCCGTTTGAACGAAGCACGCCAAGCTGCCGAATCGCTGGGCGCGGTCTTTCACCCGCCGATTTGCCCGGACATGGAAATCCACTATCGCACCGATTTGTTGCAAAAGGTCGCTGCCGTTGTCCGCCAAGTTCAGCCGAGCGTGATTTTGACACATTCGCCGTGCGACTATATGGAAGACCACGAGAATGCGTGTCGTCTGGCCGTCGGCGCGGCATTCGCACACGGTATGCCGAACCTGGAAAGTGATCCTCCGGTGGGCACCTACGACGATCCCGTCACGGTTTATCACGCTCAGCCGGTTGGCAATCGCCAGCCGACCGGCGAATTGGTGGTGCCGCATTTCTATGTGAATATCAGTGACGTCATCGACCAGAAGCAGCAGGCTTTGGCCTGTCATGAAAGTCAAAAGGTCTGGCTGGACCAGTCCCAAGGCATGGACAGTTACCTACAAACCATGCGAGATGGTTCCGCAGAGGTCGGTCGGATGAGCGGTCAGTATTCCTTTGCCGAAGGCTGGCGTCGGCGTGAACACTGGGGGGTCTGTGGCCGCGATGACGACCCGTTGCGAGACGCCTTGGCGGACGTGATCGTCCCGGGCAAACCACGCGGCGAGGTCGAAAAGGGCTAG
- a CDS encoding acyltransferase family protein, with amino-acid sequence MNTPSDDSRGDVPNEPALTATKTGRVVSIDVFRGMVMFLMLAEMMHLDQLGDHFPDSTICQWISFHTSHIAWEGGSLHDMIQPGFTFLVGVALPFSIASRRRRGSSDTKLFLHALWRAAVLVLLGIGLRSLGHDSTQFRFDDTLTQIGLGYPIAFVICLLSPRWNVIALAVVLIGFWTWYAASAPPPDDFDYAAVGVPQDWPHHHDGFASRWNKNSNPSWRLEVWWMNLFPREEPFVCNGGGYCTISFIPTLGTMLLGIFAGRWFRDIRSFGGRMRRLLLAASICFVLGWFLGWTDLCPIVKRIWTPSWTLVSGAVCFLWLALLHWICDQHQWQSWSFPFVVIGANSILAYVFSWTIVEPIRDVLFCHLGRDSFAWFGPASISTVSGAITLLIIFGMLLWLYRRRVFIKI; translated from the coding sequence ATGAACACCCCTTCTGACGATTCCCGCGGTGATGTTCCGAATGAACCGGCGCTGACCGCGACGAAAACGGGACGAGTGGTCAGCATCGACGTGTTCCGCGGCATGGTGATGTTTTTGATGCTGGCGGAAATGATGCACCTGGATCAATTGGGTGATCACTTTCCCGACAGCACGATTTGTCAATGGATCAGCTTTCATACGTCCCACATCGCTTGGGAAGGCGGGTCGTTGCATGACATGATCCAGCCGGGATTCACCTTCCTGGTCGGTGTCGCGTTGCCATTTTCCATTGCCAGTCGACGTCGTCGCGGCAGCAGTGACACCAAGTTGTTTTTACACGCCCTGTGGCGCGCCGCGGTCTTGGTGCTGCTGGGCATCGGCCTGCGTTCCCTTGGTCACGATTCCACTCAATTTCGCTTCGACGACACGCTGACCCAGATCGGATTGGGGTACCCGATCGCTTTTGTGATTTGCTTGCTGTCGCCACGTTGGAATGTGATCGCATTGGCGGTTGTCCTGATCGGTTTCTGGACGTGGTACGCGGCGTCGGCCCCGCCACCGGATGACTTTGATTATGCCGCGGTCGGCGTGCCCCAGGACTGGCCCCATCACCACGATGGTTTTGCATCACGCTGGAACAAAAACAGCAACCCCAGTTGGCGGCTGGAAGTCTGGTGGATGAACTTGTTTCCTCGCGAAGAACCGTTTGTTTGCAACGGCGGAGGTTACTGCACCATTTCGTTCATCCCGACGCTGGGCACGATGTTGTTGGGGATCTTTGCCGGACGTTGGTTCCGCGACATCCGTTCGTTCGGCGGACGCATGAGACGACTGCTTCTTGCGGCATCCATCTGCTTTGTCTTGGGTTGGTTCTTGGGGTGGACGGATCTTTGCCCGATCGTCAAACGAATCTGGACGCCGTCATGGACACTGGTCAGCGGTGCGGTTTGTTTCCTGTGGCTGGCCCTGCTGCACTGGATCTGTGATCAGCACCAATGGCAGTCATGGAGTTTTCCGTTTGTCGTCATTGGTGCGAACAGCATCCTGGCATACGTGTTCAGCTGGACGATCGTTGAACCGATTCGCGATGTGCTGTTTTGCCACTTGGGCCGTGATTCATTCGCATGGTTCGGCCCCGCGTCGATCAGCACCGTATCGGGTGCGATCACACTTTTGATCATCTTCGGCATGCTACTTTGGCTTTATCGACGCCGTGTCTTTATCAAGATTTGA
- a CDS encoding DUF2237 family protein has protein sequence MAKAKNVLGGELQTCSTDPMTGFYRDGCCNTGGQDTGLHVVCSQVTAEFLEFSRQRGNDLTTPNPMFDFPGLQPGDRWCLCAARWKEAFDAGMAPAVVLESTHISALEFANLDELKQHAVDA, from the coding sequence ATGGCAAAGGCCAAGAACGTACTGGGGGGCGAACTTCAAACCTGCAGCACCGATCCGATGACCGGTTTTTACCGCGATGGTTGTTGCAACACCGGCGGCCAAGACACGGGCCTGCACGTCGTTTGTTCTCAAGTCACCGCGGAATTCTTGGAATTCAGTCGCCAGCGTGGAAACGATCTGACCACCCCGAATCCGATGTTTGATTTCCCCGGTCTGCAGCCCGGCGATCGCTGGTGTTTGTGCGCCGCGCGGTGGAAGGAAGCCTTCGATGCCGGCATGGCACCTGCCGTCGTCTTGGAATCAACGCACATTTCAGCACTCGAATTCGCCAATCTGGACGAACTGAAACAACACGCCGTCGACGCATAG